The following proteins are co-located in the Triticum aestivum cultivar Chinese Spring chromosome 1A, IWGSC CS RefSeq v2.1, whole genome shotgun sequence genome:
- the LOC123160642 gene encoding uncharacterized protein — translation MCEIIASGVRIDKGFEEVYLNLVAKQVFDFYGQEVTSTQVYNHLRKWRARWITASKLRDLNGASWDEDMCSILLEAEHYQGHVAAHPKDAEFPNTPIQNYHQMQQIFSFGLATGKHAMGYGQPLGSPIKRKQAGFIEEELSIFSSMTEAAKEVATAIRESKSVDVHPKLYNAVMDQIGFSPEALMVALSHLLDNKAQGVGGPVALTQPIGDRGVTAVVIPSPPRHHLHNRPPHTHRIAVTVHTKYEGERRGKENPTEKEEPGQQKEGASPAGEAIRVFEERQTHDRAMQAVQTRNLRETQLGGVIFGCKHETIEECFNKQLFGLPALHYSYVRNVKAGLPLFLFNYTDRKLHGVFEAASPGQNSIDPYAWSNDGTLRTPFPAQVRICTRTRYQPLFEVQYKKVIQDNYYTHHYFYFELDHAQTRALIALFKSVGPLNFKQVPAVSSKRSLPVPLPSTNRMSSGIPVQKKGTANLKDINPSSVLSTSLPSTKRVASVTPHQKKGRANSKDINPFSVLSSSSGIVPDDWVDSDVDSGSVTGTSDSKTDGKTSGELVSDWEDLDDNDFQNQFGPDEASQHSSYKSVADGMELMQCNEPVANPVNGGSHSSNGDMLVNSHNGIGNGLQNESDGVGVQLERSSILKKLKELVDLRQQAALSSHDFVYSSPDVYVPEETQVNANLSGQDEYVSEKTQISANLSSQDEYVPEETRVNTSLPSQDEYVAEEIQVNAKLSSQDEYVPEETQVNGSFPCQDQKVAEETHVNVDLPIQDQYVPEEAQANASLSTPSHHVPEETQANSSLSNKPLCSTVEDNSSFEQHQAKAELLRIITDLAKKADALEKNQIKSDQEIISLKEVVKDSGRKVQQLEYRIDELQFKFDSSLSLQGSMCDNLDMPAIFLIGGYNGVTWLSSLDSFSPKKDILVSLTSMGSARSYASVAAMEGCIFVFGGGDGSSWYNTAECYNTRSNEWMICPCLNHEKGSLAGVSLNGKIYAMGGGDGTQTFSEVEMFDPFLGKWICSPSMLQPRFALAAAESSGVIYASGGFDGSKYLQSAERYDPREGFWVKLPSMKARRGCHAVAVLGEVLYAIGGYDGDSMVSSVEIFDPRLNAWGMGDPMSNPRGYASAVTFDDSLFVLGGLRSNEQILDTVEVYNVNSGWSVPGFNSIGKRSFASAIVM, via the exons atgtgtgagaTCATAGCTAGTGGGGTGAGGATTGACAAAGGCTTCGAGGAGGTGTACTTGAACCTTGTTGCAAAGCAGGTGTTCGACTTCTATGGACAGGAGGTCACCTCGACCCAGGTGTACAACCATCTGAGGAAGTGGAGAGCTAGGTGGATCACCGCGTCCAAGCTTAGAGACCTCAATGGTGCTTCATGGGATGAGGACATGTGCTCGATCCttctggaggcagagcactaccAAGGCCACGTCGCG GCTCACCCCAAGGACGCAGAGTTCCCCAACACCCCTATCCAGAACTACCACCAGATGCAGCAGATTttctccttcgggctggcaacCGGCAAGCATGCCATGGGCTATGGTCAGCCGCTGGGATCACCGAT AAAGAGGAAGCAGGCAGGCTTCATAGAGGAGGAGCTGAGCATCTTCAGCAGCATGACTGAGGCAGCGAAGGAGGTGGCCACCGCCATTAGGGAGAGCAAGAGTGTGGACGTCCATCCTAAGCTCTACAACGCTGTCATGGATCAGATTGGCTTCAGCCCAGAGGCTCTCATGGTGGCTCTCAGCCACCTGCTGGACAACAAAGCCCAGGGTGTTGG TGGCCCGGTCGCTTTGACGCAGCCGATCGGAGACCGCGGAGTGACCGCGGTGGTAATCCCATCCCCACCCCGCCACCACCTACATAATCGGCCCCCTCACACACACCGCATTGCTGTGACAGTGCACACTAAATACGAAggggagagaagggggaaggaaaacCCAACCGAAAAAGAGGAACCAGGGCAGCAAAAGGAGGGGGCTTCTCCGGCAGGCGAAGCGATCAG GGTGTTTGAAGAAAGACAGACCCACGATCGTGCAATGCAGGCAGTACAGACCCGTAATCTTCGGGAAACCCAGCTAGGAGGAGTGATCTTTGGTTGCAAGCATGAGACAATTGAAGAGTGCTTCAATAAACAGCTGTTTG GTCTGCCTGCGTTGCATTATTCATATGTGAGGAATGTCAAAGCTGGCCTACCTTTATTTCTATTCAACTACACTGACAGAAAGCTGCATGGTGTTTTTGAGGCTGCCAGTCCTGGTCAGAACTCCATTGACCCATATGCTTGGAGTAATGATGGCACTTTAAGGACACCTTTTCCTGCACAG GTTCGCATTTGCACAAGGACTCGCTATCAGCCACTCTTTGAGGTCCAATACAAAAAAGTGATTCAAGATAATTATTATACACATCACTACTTCTATTTTGAGCTAGACCATGCACAAACTAGAGCTTTAATTGCTTTGTTCAAGTCAGTTGGTCCTCTCAATTTCAAGCAAGTCCCAGCTGTTTCAAGCAAAAGGAGTCTGCCTGTACCTTTACCATCAACTAACAGGATGTCATCAGGTATTCCTGTCCAAAAGAAAGGCACAGCCAATTTGAAGGACATCAATCCATCTAGTGTTCTATCAACTTCTTTACCATCAACTAAAAGGGTGGCATCAGTTACCCCGCACCAAAAGAAAGGCAGAGCCAATTCAAAGGACATCAACCCGTTTAGTGTTCTTTCAAGTTCAAGTGGAATTGTTCCAGATGACTGGGTTGATTCTGATGTGGATAGTGGCAGTGTTACTGGAACATCAGACAGCAAAACTGATGGGAAGACATCTGGAGAGCTAGTTTCTGACTGGGAGGATTTGGATGACAATGATTTTCAGAACCAGTTTGGTCCAGATGAGGCCAGTCAACATTCCTCGTACAAAAGTGTTGCTGACGGAATGGAGCTTATGCAGTGCAATGAACCGGTTGCCAATCCTGTGAATGGAGGAAGTCATTCTTCTAATGGAGACATGCTTGTGAACTCACACAATGGAATAGGCAATGGGCTTCAAAATGAATCAGATGGTGTTGGGGTACAGCTTGAAAGATCGTCTATCCTGAAAAAACTGAAGGAGTTGGTTGACTTAAGACAGCAGGCAGCACTATCATCCCATGATTTTGTTTATTCTAGTCCAGATGTGTATGTACCTGAAGAAACACAGGTTAATGCGAACCTTTCTGGTCAGGATGAGTATGTATCTGAAAAAACACAGATCAGTGCAAACCTTTCTAGCCAAGATGAGTATGTACCTGAAGAAACACGGGTCAACACAAGCCTTCCTAGTCAAGATGAATATGTTGCTGAAGAAATACAGGTCAATGCAAAACTTTCTAGTCAAGATGAATATGTACCTGAAGAAACACAGGTCAATGGAAGCTTTCCTTGCCAAGATCAAAAGGTTGCTGAAGAAACACATGTGAATGTAGACCTTCCTATTCAAGATCAATATGTACCTGAAGAAGCACAGGCCAATGCAAGCCTTTCTACTCCCAGCCATCATGTACCTGAAGAAACACAGGCCAATTCAAGCCTTTCCAACAAGCCATTATGTTCTACCGTGGAAGATAATTCATCTTTTGAGCAACATCAAGCAAAGGCTGAG CTTCTACGAATCATCACTGACTTGGCCAAGAAGGCTGATGCACTGGAGAAGAATCAG ATTAAATCAGATCAAGAAATCATTTCGTTGAAGGAAGTAGTTAAAGACTCTGGAAGAAAAGTTCAGCAACTGGAATATCGCATAGATGAGTTACAATTCAAATTTGACTCCTCCTTGTCTCTTCAAGGAAGCATGTGCGATAATCTGGACATGCCAGCAATATTCCTGATCGGTGGTTATAATGGTGTGACCTGGTTATCATCTCTTGATTCCTTCTCTCCAAAAAAAGACATCCTTGTGTCTCTCACATCGATGGGCTCTGCGCGTTCATATGCATCTGTTGCCGCAATGGAAGGCTGTATATTTGTTTTTGGTGGTGGGGATGGAAGTTCATGGTATAACACAG CGGAATGCTATAATACAAGGAGTAATGAGTGGATGATATGCCCCTGTTTGAACCATGAGAAAGGATCTCTTGCTGGAGTAAGTCTTAATGGCAAAATATATGCGATGGGTGGAGGAGATGGAACACAAACTTTTTCAGAAGTTGAGATGTTTGATCCTTTTCTTGGGAAGTGGATATGTAGTCCGTCTATGCTGCAACCA AGATTTGCTCTAGCAGCAGCAGAATCGAGTGGTGTCATCTATGCATCTGGTGGATTCGATGGTAGCAAGTATTTACA GTCAGCAGAAAGGTATGATCCAAGGGAGGGTTTCTGGGTTAAGCTCCCAAGCATGAAAGCAAGGAGAGGATGTCATGCTGTAGCTGTCCTGGGAGAAGTCCT ATATGCTATTGGAGGGTATGATGGGGACAGCATGGTTTCCAGTGTTGAGATCTTTGATCCTCGCCTCAACGCCTGGGGGATGGGTGATCCCATGAGCAACCCAAGAGGATACGCCTCTGCGGTTACTTTTGATGATAGCTTGTTTGTCCTCGGCGGTCTGCGGTCCAACGAACAGATACTGGACACT GTGGAAGTCTACAATGTGAACTCCGGCTGGTCAGTGCCAGGTTTCAATTCAATAGGGAAGAGATCTTTTGCATCTGCCATTGTCATGTGA